The following are encoded in a window of Fusarium oxysporum f. sp. lycopersici 4287 chromosome 5, whole genome shotgun sequence genomic DNA:
- a CDS encoding endoribonuclease L-PSP: MSKFEAVYTADACAPLPQFSQAVKYNGMVYCSGSIGIDPATDDLVPGSVTDRARMALKNLKVVLEAAGSSLDRVVKANVFLVDMKDFGAFNIAWDEFFPNEPKPCRTCVAVHQLPLNTDVEIEMTASY, translated from the exons ATGTCCAAATTCGAAGCAGTCTACACGGCCGACGCTTGTGCGCCTCTCCCTCAATTCTCCCAAGCCGTCAAATACAATGGCATGGTCTACTGTAGCGGTTCCATCGGCATTGATCCTGCAACTGACGATCTGGTTCCCGGTTCTGTAACGGACCGAGCTCGCATGGCGCTCAAGAATCTCAAAGTCGTgcttgaagctgctggcAGTAGTCTAGACCGAGTAGTGAAGGCCAATGTCTTCTTGGTTGACATGAAGGATTTCGGCGCCTTCAATATCGCGTGGGATGAGTTCTTCCCCAATGAGCCCAAGCCT TGCCGGACGTGTGTCGCTGTCCACCAGCTGCCTTTGAACactgatgttgagattgagatgaCAGCTAGCTATTGA
- a CDS encoding hypothetical protein (At least one base has a quality score < 10): MLLEHFTANYWWAAALAIIAWYIVSSVISWYRLRHIPGPLLAKFSYLWLARLALSGKQYETHLELNKKYGPIVRVGPYEVLTDDLELLRKVNGTKSLYAKGASYSGSRLNPWHESLFMMRDPIAHDKMKAKLIYGYSGKETMGPEAAIDEQIMNLVRLIQDKYISKPREFRPLLWSKTAGLFTLDVISRLALGQEFGCLNRDEDIYCFFDTLRDYLPIVSLTTDVPWLRNIAFSPLFLRLFGPSIKDKKGIGKMMGLTNKVVEEFYHSDGEVRRDMLSSFKKHGLTKDQCEIESIFMFVAGSDTTASVIRAGMLHILATPHVYCRLKREIANTIREGRASKPISNADSLFQPYIQAIVYECLRIRSVSTNMSFKEVPTGGDVYNGKFLPAGTNIGMNFSGLLRSETLFGKDAHIFRPERFTEVDDKTSAKLKRDVELTFGLGRWSCLGKPIALMELNKIFFELFRHFDFQLAEPHKAMQFDSYMLFRDKGLVLRVTESDLKDLKSIKEDIY, encoded by the exons ATGCTTCTTGAGCACTTTACAGCCAACTATTGGTGGGCTGCCGCTCTGGCCATTATTGCTTGGTATATCGTCTCTTCCGTTATATCGTGGTATCGTCTACGTCACATCCCGGGGCCTTTATTAGCCAAGTTTTCATACCTTTGGCTTGCCCGATTAGCACTGAGTGGCAAGCAATATGAGACTCATCTTGAGCTCAATAAGAAATATGGCCCTATAGTCAGGGTCGGCCCTTACGAGGTTTTAACAGATGATCTGGAGCTATTGCGCAAAGTTAACGGTACAAAAAGCTTATATGCCAAAGGAGCATCATACAGCGGTTCCCGATTGAATCCCTGGCATGAGTCTCTTTTCATGATGAGGGACCCGATAGCCCATGACAAAATGAAAGCAAAGCTTATCTATGGTTACAGTGGTAAAGAAACAATGGGTCCAGAAGCTGCTATTGATGAGCAGATCATGAACCTTGTCCGTCTCATACAGGataaatatatatctaaACCAAGAGAGTTCCGTCCGCTTCTATGGTCGAAGACCGCGGGCCTCTTTACTTTAGACGTTATCTCTCGCCTTGCGCTAGGCCAGGAATTTGGCTGCTTGAACAGAGATGAGGACATCTACTGTTTCTTCGACACGCTGAGGGATTATCTGCCTATTGTTTCATTGACAACAGACGTTCCGTGGCTTCGTAATATCGCTTTCTCTCCCCTCTTTCTCAGGCTGTTTGGTCCGAGTATTAAAGACAAAAAGGGAATAGGGAAAATGATGGGGCTTACCAATAAGGTTGTTGAGGAGTTCTACCACAGTGATGGTGAAGTCAGACGGGATATGCTT AGTTCATTCAAGAAACACGGGTTGACTAAAGACCAATGCGAGATTGAGTCAATATTCATGTTCGTCGCAGGATCGGATACCACGGCATCCGTCATCAGAGCAGGCATGCTTCACATTCTTGCGACACCTCACGTCTATTGTCGCTTGAAGCGAGAAATCGCAAACACTATCCGTGAAGGGCGGGCTTCGAAACCAATCAGCAACGCAGATTCCCTTTTTCAACCATATATACAG GCTATTGTATACGAATGTCTTCGAATCCGCTCAGTCTCGACGAACATGAGTTTCAAAGAGGTTCCAACTGGTGGTGACGTCTATAACGGAAAATTCCTCCCTGCAGGTACCAACATAGGAATGAACTTCTCAGGACTTCTCCGCTCAGAGACCTTGTTTGGCAAGGATGCTCATATCTTCAGACCAGAAAGATTCACCGAGGTTGATGACAAGACAAGTGCTAAGCTAAAGCGAGACGTTGAATTGACATTTGGGCTTGGGAGATGGAGTTGTTTGGGAAAGCCGATCGCCTTGATGGAGCTAAATAAGATTTTCTTTGAG CTCTTTCGCCACTTCGACTTCCAACTGGCTGAGCCACACAAGGCAATGCAGTTTGACTCCTACATGCTGTTTCGTGACAAAGGTTTGGTTCTTAGGGTTACTGAATCAGACCTTAAAGATCTAAAGTCAATAAAAGAAGACATATATTAA
- a CDS encoding hypothetical protein (At least one base has a quality score < 10), with amino-acid sequence MAYNYAKLGHLSSSKDPQFDIIVVGSGHNGLIAAAYLAKAGKKVLVLEKASYPGGGVASLTMAEEGFTSERHSAIHQMILANPLVTKDELELQSKYGLRYLPLEPAYAIIFEDGVLPLYHDVKRTVDTITDFSNEAEGQVYLKFATLATKFVELSMPSMFVPPTTPVDLSAHPEIAQAVEFAAKNSSLEVVEQYFKNPTVQVAILRFVTEIQLAHPKTPGTGVMAYMAIGLLHKYGLAVPQGGGSAFTAAVIRAIEAHGGEVRLNTEVIKIVTENGRAIGVRTRAGEIRVRKAVVAQIHPHILDRLVDGLDPEVTIPAKGTRLSEYTLFVVHAAMESPLRFRAGGVANKVVMNTICPGSVESLLKSYEEIDQGKIPEDLIIGASIITNADQTRAPPGKSLLHAVVMVRANNAEVGFHGWDAIKDEVTYKVFRYLSKYVEDLTPDQIRGYHAVTPLDHEHDTSSFQRGDICGLSMAFDQMGGSRPTLALAQYRVPGVNGLYLAGPFMHPGGGVWGGGRPVAIRVLEDLGIKFKL; translated from the coding sequence ATGGCTTACAACTACGCAAAGCTCGGTCACCTTAGCTCTTCAAAAGACCCCCAATTTGACATTATTGTAGTGGGCTCTGGTCACAATGGCCTCATTGCAGCGGCGTACCTCgccaaggctggcaagaaAGTTCTCGTTCTTGAGAAGGCGTCTTATCCTGGTGGAGGCGTTGCCTCTTTAACCATGGCAGAAGAAGGATTTACCAGTGAACGACACAGTGCCATCCATCAAATGATCCTGGCGAACCCCCTCGTGACCAAGGATGAGCTGGAACTTCAGTCAAAGTATGGCTTACGCTATCTCCCGCTGGAACCGGCCTACGCAATCATCTTTGAAGATGGAGTTCTTCCACTGTACCATGACGTGAAACGGACCGTGGACACCATCACAGACTTCTCCAACGAAGCAGAAGGCCAAGTCTACTTGAAGTTTGCTACATTGGCCACCAAGTTTGTCGAGCTATCCATGCCATCTATGTTCGTTCCACCAACAACGCCTGTAGACCTATCGGCCCACCCAGAGATAGCCCAAGCGGTCGAGTTTGCGGCTAAGAATAGCTCTCTTGAAGTGGTGGAACAGTACTTCAAAAACCCAACAGTCCAAGTCGCCATTCTCCGATTCGTCACGGAAATACAGCTGGCACACCCGAAGACCCCAGGCACAGGCGTCATGGCCTACATGGCTATTGGTCTCTTACACAAATACGGTTTGGCTGTACCTCAGGGAGGCGGTTCAGCATTCACCGCGGCCGTGATTCGCGCCATAGAGGCCCACGGAGGTGAAGTGCGCCTCAACACTGAAGTCATCAAGATTGTGACCGAAAACGGTCGCGCAATCGGTGTCCGTACAAGAGCCGGTGAGATTCGTGTCCGGAAAGCTGTAGTCGCCCAGATTCACCCTCATATCCTTGACAGGCTTGTAGATGGATTAGATCCAGAAGTTACAATTCCAGCAAAGGGAACGAGACTTTCTGAGTACACTCTTTTTGTTGTCCATGCAGCCATGGAGTCGCCGCTGAGATTCCGGGCTGGCGGTGTAGCCAACAAAGTGGTCATGAATACCATCTGTCCTGGGAGTGTCGAGTCACTTCTCAAAAGCTACGAAGAGATAGATCAAGGCAAGATACCTGAGGACTTAATCATTGGGGCCTctatcatcaccaacgcTGACCAGACGAGAGCTCCGCCAGGGAAATCGCTTCTACATGCTGTGGTGATGGTCCGAGCCAACAACGCTGAGGTTGGCTTCCATGGATGGGATGCAATCAAGGATGAAGTCACCTACAAGGTTTTTCGGTACTTATCCAAGTATGTCGAGGACTTGACACCTGATCAAATTCGGGGCTATCATGCGGTGACCCCCCTTGATCATGAGCATGACACGTCCAGCTTCCAAAGAGGTGATATTTGTGGCCTCTCAATGGCTTTCGATCAGATGGGCGGTTCTCGTCCTACCCTTGCCTTGGCCCAATATCGAGTTCCTGGCGTCAACGGTCTTTACCTCGCAGGCCCTTTTATGCATCCAGGTGGCGGGGTATGGGGCGGCGGGCGTCCTGTGGCAATCCGTGTATTGGAGGATCTAGGTATAAAATTTAAATTGTAG